Proteins found in one Triticum urartu cultivar G1812 chromosome 4, Tu2.1, whole genome shotgun sequence genomic segment:
- the LOC125553722 gene encoding uncharacterized protein LOC125553722, producing MGISKVTGIAATALLVSSLALRQAGVRAAATAPILATSCVAYIVTVASHTAVNVPWILGKTPSGRFPLWSAVLFGPFLMLARTYAKVKRFLRKENVYDEIAQGLYLGGWPFMAKHLPPGDPSVVDCTCELPRSSFVKVDEYVCLATWDTRAPLPSQIEFAARWACEKRAQGKPVYVHCAFGHGRSACVMCAILVATGVAENWKDAENIIRGRRKIKMNALHRKTLEDWSKSRVVQKKDN from the exons ATGGGGATCTCCAAGGTGACGGGCATCGCGGCGACGGCGCTCCTCGTCTCGTCCCTCGCCCTGCGGCAGGCCGGCGTGAGGGCCGCCGCCACGGCCCCCATCCTCGCCACCAGCTGCGTCGCCTACATCGTCACCGTCGCGTCCCACACCGCCGTCAACGTGCCGTGGATCCTGGGCAAGACCCCGTCTGGCCGGTTCCCCCTCTGGTCGGCCGTGCTCTTCGGCCCCTTCCTGATGCTGGCACGCACGTACGCCAAGGTGAAGAGGTTCCTCAGGAAGGAGAACGTGTACGACGAGATCGCCCAGGGGCTCTACCTCGGGGGCTGGCCGTTCATGGCAAAGCACCTGCCTCCGGGGGATCCGTCCGTCGTGGATTGCACGTGTGAGCTGCCGAGGAGCTCGTTTGTGAAGGTGGATGAGTATGTCTGTCTTGCTACTTGGGATACCAGGGCCCCGTTACCGTCCCAGATCGAATTCGCGGCGCGGTGGGCCTGCGAGAAGAGAGCCCAGGGGAAGCCCGTCTATGTCCACTGCGCATTTG GTCATGGAAGAAGTGCCTGTGTCATGTGCGCAATTCTAGTGGCGACCGGCGTTGCTGAAAACTGGAAAGACGCTGAAAACATCATCCGAGGAAGGAGGAAGATCAAAATGAACGCTCTTCACCGCAAAACTTTGGAAGATTGGTCCAAAAGTCGAGTTGTCCAGAAAAAGGATAATTAG